A portion of the Micromonospora vinacea genome contains these proteins:
- a CDS encoding FAD-binding oxidoreductase, with product MLSAATPDVASAAARLRALLGDRLHEPGDPGYATTTRLWNGAVARTPALVARCRDADEVAGSVRIAARCHLPVSVRSGGHDWAGRALRDGALVLDLTGLHAVEVDPDNATVTIGGGTTAAELLAAARPYDLVVPTGVVGAVGMAGLTLAGGYGPLCGRFGLALDSLLGAEVVLADGRRVTADPRHDAELYWALRGGGGNLGIVTELRFRAHRLPGVLAGMIMFALSEAPSVLRGYGALVAEAPDELTVMAGFLPGPAGEPVIFVCPFYSGPDLAAGAPWMDRLRALGTPLVDQIGPMPYADALRMFDGGMVDGNHYLLRTRWLPALTDGTVDTLVNAARQVTSPFSALAVHHFHGAASRVRPADTAFGLRTDHLMTEVIAVWAPGDEVGPHREWAERTSAALAPHALPGGYPNLLAPEETDRVRLAYGANWARLRHAKRRYDPRDLLHAVPTLPPSVPPE from the coding sequence ATGCTCTCCGCCGCCACCCCCGATGTCGCGTCCGCCGCCGCCCGACTGCGTGCCCTGCTCGGCGACCGGCTGCACGAGCCGGGCGACCCCGGTTACGCCACCACCACCCGGCTCTGGAACGGCGCCGTGGCGCGCACGCCCGCGCTGGTCGCCCGGTGCCGGGACGCCGACGAGGTGGCCGGGTCGGTCCGAATCGCCGCCCGGTGTCACCTGCCCGTCTCGGTCCGCTCCGGAGGGCACGACTGGGCCGGCCGGGCGCTGCGCGACGGCGCTCTGGTGCTCGACCTGACCGGGCTGCACGCCGTCGAGGTCGACCCGGACAACGCCACGGTGACCATCGGCGGTGGCACCACGGCGGCCGAGTTGCTCGCCGCCGCCCGCCCGTACGACCTGGTGGTCCCCACCGGCGTGGTCGGCGCCGTGGGGATGGCCGGGCTCACCCTCGCCGGCGGGTACGGCCCGCTCTGCGGTCGGTTCGGTCTGGCCCTGGACAGTCTGCTCGGCGCGGAGGTGGTTCTCGCCGACGGCCGTCGGGTCACCGCCGACCCCCGCCACGACGCCGAGCTGTACTGGGCGCTGCGCGGCGGCGGTGGGAACCTCGGCATCGTCACCGAGCTGCGCTTCCGCGCGCACCGGCTGCCCGGCGTCCTGGCTGGCATGATCATGTTCGCGCTCTCCGAGGCGCCGTCCGTGCTGCGCGGCTACGGCGCGCTGGTCGCCGAGGCCCCGGACGAGCTGACAGTGATGGCCGGCTTCCTGCCCGGCCCGGCCGGCGAGCCGGTGATCTTCGTGTGTCCGTTCTACAGCGGCCCGGACCTGGCCGCCGGGGCGCCGTGGATGGACCGGCTGCGGGCGCTGGGCACCCCACTGGTCGACCAGATCGGCCCGATGCCCTACGCGGACGCGCTGCGGATGTTCGACGGCGGAATGGTCGACGGCAACCACTACCTGCTGCGGACCCGGTGGTTGCCCGCGCTCACCGACGGCACCGTTGACACGCTCGTCAACGCGGCCCGGCAGGTCACCTCGCCGTTCTCCGCGCTGGCAGTGCACCACTTCCACGGCGCGGCCAGCCGGGTCCGACCCGCCGACACGGCGTTCGGCCTGCGCACCGACCACCTGATGACCGAGGTCATCGCGGTGTGGGCGCCCGGCGACGAGGTCGGCCCGCACCGCGAGTGGGCCGAGCGGACCTCCGCGGCACTCGCCCCGCACGCCCTGCCCGGTGGTTACCCCAACCTGCTCGCCCCGGAGGAGACCGACCGGGTCCGGCTCGCCTACGGCGCGAACTGGGCGCGGCTGCGCCACGCCAAGCGCCGCTACGACCCCCGCGACCTGCTCCACGCGGTGCCCACCCTGCCGCCCTCGGTACCCCCGGAATGA
- the pyk gene encoding pyruvate kinase, translating to MGVTRRAKIVCTLGPATSSPERIRGLVEAGMNVARLNFSHGSHADHEAVYRLVREASEAAGKPVAVLADLQGPKIRLGRFADGPHEWRTGDSVVITGDDVIGTKDRVSCTYTKLPHEVKPGDRLLIDDGRVAVEVTDVTGNDIRCLVTEGGPVSNNKGVSLPNVAVSVPAMSDKDAEDLRFSLGLGVDLVALSFVRSAEDIKLVHNIMAEEGVFRPVLAKVEKPEAVEHLEAIVLAFDGVMVARGDLGVEMPLDEVPLVQKRAVQLCRENAKPVIVATQMLDSMIENSRPTRAEASDVANAVLDGADAVMLSGETSVGKYPVLTVSTMAKIVTTTEAGSIGVPRLQHDPRTHGGALTVAASSIARAINAKALVAFSQTGDTVRRLSRLHCDLPLLAFTPVPEVRDQLALTWGVETFLMPFVQHTDDMFRQVDQALLGLDRANPGDYVVIVAGSPPGTPGSTNTLRVHQLGSLVDAASARALQ from the coding sequence ATGGGCGTGACACGCCGCGCGAAGATCGTCTGCACTCTTGGACCCGCCACCTCGTCCCCGGAGCGCATCCGGGGTCTTGTCGAGGCCGGCATGAACGTGGCGAGGCTCAACTTCAGCCACGGCAGCCACGCCGACCACGAGGCGGTCTATCGACTGGTCCGGGAGGCATCGGAGGCGGCGGGTAAGCCGGTCGCCGTCCTCGCCGACCTGCAAGGTCCCAAGATCCGGCTCGGTCGGTTCGCCGACGGCCCCCACGAGTGGCGCACCGGTGACTCGGTCGTCATCACTGGCGACGACGTCATCGGCACCAAGGATCGGGTCTCCTGCACCTACACGAAGCTGCCCCACGAGGTGAAGCCCGGCGACCGGCTGCTGATCGACGACGGTCGGGTCGCCGTCGAGGTCACCGACGTCACCGGCAACGACATCCGCTGCCTCGTCACCGAGGGCGGCCCGGTCTCCAACAACAAGGGCGTGTCGCTGCCCAACGTGGCGGTCAGCGTGCCCGCCATGTCGGACAAGGACGCCGAGGACCTGCGCTTCTCCCTGGGGCTCGGCGTCGACCTGGTGGCGCTGTCCTTCGTCCGCTCCGCCGAGGACATCAAGCTCGTCCACAACATCATGGCCGAGGAGGGCGTGTTCCGCCCGGTGCTCGCCAAGGTCGAGAAGCCGGAGGCGGTGGAGCACCTGGAGGCCATCGTGCTGGCCTTCGACGGTGTCATGGTCGCCCGTGGTGACCTCGGCGTCGAGATGCCGCTGGACGAGGTCCCGCTGGTGCAGAAGCGCGCCGTGCAGCTGTGCCGGGAGAACGCCAAGCCCGTCATCGTGGCCACCCAGATGCTCGACTCCATGATCGAGAACTCCCGCCCCACCCGGGCGGAGGCCTCCGACGTCGCCAACGCGGTGCTCGACGGCGCCGACGCGGTGATGCTCTCCGGCGAGACCAGCGTCGGCAAGTACCCGGTGCTCACCGTCAGCACCATGGCCAAGATCGTGACGACCACCGAGGCCGGTTCGATCGGGGTGCCGCGGTTGCAGCACGACCCGCGTACCCACGGTGGCGCCCTCACCGTCGCCGCCTCGTCGATCGCCCGGGCCATCAACGCCAAGGCACTCGTCGCCTTCTCGCAGACCGGCGACACCGTGCGACGGCTGTCCCGCCTGCACTGCGACCTGCCGCTGCTGGCCTTCACGCCGGTCCCCGAGGTGCGCGACCAGCTCGCCCTCACCTGGGGCGTGGAGACCTTCCTGATGCCGTTCGTGCAGCACACCGACGACATGTTCCGCCAGGTCGACCAGGCGCTGCTCGGCCTCGACCGGGCCAACCCCGGTGACTACGTGGTGATCGTGGCGGGTAGCCCGCCCGGCACCCCCGGCTCGACCAACACGCTGCGCGTACACCAGCTCGGCTCGCTGGTCGACGCCGCGTCGGCGCGGGCGCTGCAGTGA
- a CDS encoding effector-associated constant component EACC1 yields the protein MTDSDTAARLPVRLTINPRQRQPSSVDLLTWIHRHPEYRPVVRASGGGGGRPGFSDAVIIAVLAQGLLPGLFNLLQSWVDQQRTEASIRIQTGDAEVELQVSGRTDSARLLAQATEALRAAREPGPEPGSAPGPDAAG from the coding sequence GTGACCGACAGCGATACCGCAGCCCGGCTGCCCGTCCGGCTGACCATCAACCCCCGGCAGCGTCAGCCGTCGTCGGTCGACCTGCTGACCTGGATCCACCGCCACCCCGAGTACCGGCCGGTGGTCCGGGCGTCCGGTGGCGGCGGGGGCCGGCCGGGGTTCAGCGACGCGGTGATCATCGCGGTGCTGGCCCAGGGACTGCTTCCGGGACTGTTCAACCTGTTGCAGTCCTGGGTCGACCAGCAGCGCACCGAGGCCAGCATCCGGATCCAGACCGGGGATGCCGAGGTGGAGTTGCAGGTGAGCGGGCGGACCGACTCCGCTCGCCTGCTGGCCCAGGCGACGGAGGCGCTGCGCGCCGCCCGGGAGCCCGGTCCGGAGCCTGGTTCCGCGCCCGGTCCGGACGCCGCCGGCTGA
- a CDS encoding acyl-CoA thioesterase: MSDGRVAVGQAAVDQLLEVLDLDPTGEMTFRGMSPPVGPQRVYGGQVAGQALVAAGRTVDPERFVHSLHGYFVRPGDPVEPIAYEVENIRDGRSFSVRRAVALQHGKPIFFMSASFQRAEEGLDHQAPAPLDVPPPQDVPTMTDRLSRYPERLGIWGQIPRPIDVRYVGEPGWVRPGDRPADPHQRVWMRIDGKLPDDPLLHACALTYASDLTLLDSVLSAHGEVWGPGGLVGASLDHALWFHRPFRADEWFLYDCLSPSASGARGLATGRMFTTDGRQIASAVQEGLLRRVGA, translated from the coding sequence GTGAGCGACGGTCGGGTCGCGGTCGGCCAGGCGGCGGTGGACCAGCTGCTGGAAGTCCTGGACCTCGACCCGACCGGCGAGATGACCTTCCGGGGGATGAGCCCCCCGGTCGGCCCACAACGGGTGTACGGCGGCCAGGTCGCCGGTCAGGCCCTGGTCGCCGCCGGCCGCACCGTCGACCCGGAGCGGTTCGTGCACTCCCTGCACGGCTACTTCGTCCGCCCCGGCGACCCGGTCGAACCGATCGCGTACGAGGTGGAGAACATCCGCGACGGCCGGTCCTTCTCGGTCCGCCGCGCCGTCGCCCTCCAGCACGGGAAGCCGATCTTCTTCATGTCGGCGTCGTTCCAGCGGGCCGAGGAGGGCCTGGACCACCAGGCTCCGGCCCCGCTGGACGTACCCCCGCCGCAGGACGTGCCGACGATGACCGACAGGCTCTCCCGCTACCCGGAGCGGCTGGGCATCTGGGGTCAGATCCCGCGACCGATCGACGTGCGCTACGTGGGTGAGCCCGGCTGGGTCCGCCCCGGCGACCGGCCCGCCGACCCGCACCAGCGCGTCTGGATGCGCATCGACGGCAAACTGCCCGACGACCCCCTGCTGCACGCCTGTGCGCTCACCTACGCCTCGGACCTCACCCTGCTGGACTCGGTGCTCTCCGCACACGGCGAGGTGTGGGGGCCGGGCGGGTTGGTCGGCGCGAGCCTGGACCACGCGCTCTGGTTCCACAGGCCGTTCCGGGCCGACGAGTGGTTCCTCTACGACTGCCTGAGCCCGTCGGCGTCCGGCGCGCGTGGGCTGGCCACCGGCCGGATGTTCACCACCGACGGCCGGCAGATCGCCAGCGCCGTCCAGGAGGGTCTGCTGCGCCGCGTCGGCGCCTGA
- a CDS encoding aldo/keto reductase, translating into MATNISEQPAKASGTYRIGGDVTVNRLGYGAMQITGPGVWGDPKDPAEAVRVLRRAVELGVTFIDTADSYGPFVSELLIREALHPYADDLVIATKAGLSRSGPGDWRALGRPEYLRQQCELSLRHLGLDSIPLYQLHRIDPKVPLADQLGELALLREEGKIQHIGLSEVSVAQIEESRAITTIASVQNLYNLANRSAEDVLEFCERNDLAFIPWFPIATGELARPGGPLDAISNAHGASPAQLALAWLLRRSPVMLPIPGTSSVAHLEENVGAADVRLTDDEFEALAKAS; encoded by the coding sequence ATGGCGACAAATATCAGTGAGCAGCCCGCGAAGGCGTCCGGCACGTACCGGATCGGTGGCGACGTCACCGTCAACCGGCTCGGCTACGGGGCCATGCAGATCACCGGCCCGGGTGTCTGGGGTGACCCGAAGGACCCGGCCGAGGCGGTTCGCGTGCTGCGCCGCGCGGTCGAGCTGGGCGTGACGTTCATCGACACGGCCGACTCGTACGGGCCGTTCGTGTCGGAGTTGCTGATCCGGGAGGCTCTGCACCCGTACGCCGACGACCTGGTGATCGCGACCAAGGCCGGGCTGAGCCGCTCCGGCCCCGGCGACTGGCGGGCGCTGGGCCGCCCGGAGTACCTGCGCCAGCAGTGCGAGCTGAGCCTGCGTCACCTCGGCCTGGACAGCATCCCGCTGTACCAGTTGCACCGGATCGACCCGAAGGTGCCGCTCGCCGACCAGCTGGGTGAGCTGGCCCTGCTGCGCGAGGAAGGCAAGATCCAGCACATCGGGCTGTCCGAGGTGAGCGTCGCGCAGATCGAGGAGTCCCGGGCGATCACCACGATCGCGTCGGTGCAGAACCTGTACAACCTCGCCAACCGCAGCGCCGAGGACGTGCTGGAGTTCTGCGAGCGCAACGACCTCGCGTTCATCCCGTGGTTCCCGATCGCGACCGGTGAGCTGGCCCGCCCGGGCGGCCCGCTGGACGCCATCTCCAACGCGCACGGCGCGTCGCCCGCGCAGCTCGCGCTGGCCTGGCTGCTGCGCCGCTCGCCGGTGATGCTGCCGATTCCCGGTACGTCCTCGGTAGCGCACCTGGAGGAGAACGTGGGCGCCGCCGACGTGCGGCTCACCGACGACGAGTTCGAGGCGCTCGCCAAGGCGAGCTGA
- a CDS encoding YciI family protein codes for MGVPQVNFALDTYECIVIYPGAAGRALPAETVQRLQAEHAEHMQALQRRGIVLVAGSVDGPAREPDPPIGFGLARTGSVDDVRSVLEADPAVQAGLYRVEVLTFLCPAGSLEFPLVKAGS; via the coding sequence ATGGGAGTGCCGCAGGTCAACTTCGCGCTCGACACGTACGAGTGCATCGTGATCTACCCCGGCGCGGCCGGGCGGGCCCTGCCCGCGGAGACCGTGCAGCGGTTGCAGGCCGAGCACGCCGAACACATGCAGGCGCTGCAGCGACGCGGCATCGTCCTGGTCGCCGGCTCAGTGGACGGGCCGGCGCGCGAGCCCGATCCGCCGATCGGCTTCGGGCTGGCCCGCACCGGCAGCGTCGACGATGTGCGCAGCGTGCTGGAGGCCGACCCGGCGGTGCAGGCCGGGCTCTACCGGGTGGAGGTGCTCACCTTCCTCTGCCCGGCCGGTTCCCTGGAGTTCCCGCTGGTCAAGGCGGGCAGCTGA